The Falco rusticolus isolate bFalRus1 chromosome 5, bFalRus1.pri, whole genome shotgun sequence genome has a segment encoding these proteins:
- the GPR156 gene encoding probable G-protein coupled receptor 156, translating to MEPGFNCSELCDGSSSFGSQEQQQQVLQELCTVTVTSSERSGKSYPSFSVALLGVVWTFLTGGVLLALFFLVFTIRFRKNRIVKMSSPNLNVVTLLGSGLTYTSAYLFGIQEQSLPSGDSVEKLIQVRLCLLCVGTSLVFGPILGKSWRLYKVFTQRVPDKRVIIKDLQLLAMVAALVLADAMLLLTWVFSDPVQCFRSLSVSLRATERGMTCSVSRVQSCASLYSDLWLVLILGFKSILLLYGTYLAGLTDNVSSPPVNQSLTLIVGVNLVFLAAGTVCLVHRFFRAWHNLLFGFTSGGIFVCTTTINCFIFVPQLKQWKAFEEESQTMSHMAKYFTSPSRSCRSVYSEEQLYQLIGEKNSMKRLLTEKNAVIESLQEQVSSAKEKLMRLMSAESSCDPRALPPAACTRSSGWHGDAPGDSCPPGLEQDGWQPPCLLGTPPLCSDAQDLRKDGRQEAVCSRVLLFDMGDGIERGLKDVQECRTPAGQGQPPEQRPGQDISAGVAWEPSPKVSYVSSEKLREILQELSLDGKTHSPPLPGRPPRDSQGPPGEQGGAWGAQEGYLGIHTPLSPYLARRRRQILLPPTSTRFPGHMSPRASRGVEVAGSWSRGEPARISLGREGDVAGRGLLHPPAPSPPAVPGEVCLQPEGWPGWPECQGALPSIPRAQQRQGTLRGPAEPSLRSLYYYPDSDSSSSSSEEMFHGCHRPCCEVCFQSPRSSLGSSSTDTDTEPSGCMGHRTEYHGGPQPVVNFKEDLKPTFV from the exons ATGGAGCCGGGATTCAACTGCTCTGAGCTCTGCGATGGCAGCTCCAGTTttggcagccaggagcagcagcagcaggtgctgcaggagctctgcacTGTCACCGTG ACATCTTCTGAGCGCAGTGGGAAGAGCTATCCGTCCTTCTCTGTTGCTCTCCTGGGAGTTGTGTGGACGTTCCTGACCGGAGGAGTCCTGCTAGCGCTCTTCTTTCTTGTCTTCACAATTCGCTTCAGGAAAAACAG GATCGTGAAGATGTCCAGCCCCAATCTGAATGTTGTGACCCTGCTGGGCAGCGGCTTGACTTACACTAGCGCTTACCTCTTTGGGATTCAGGAGCAGAGCCTGCCATCTGGAGACTCGGTGGAAAAGCTTATTCAG GTGCGGCTCTGCCTGCTGTGCGTGGGGACCTCCCTGGTGTTTGGCCCCATCCTGGGGAAAAGCTGGCGGCTCTACAAGGTGTTCACCCAGCGGGTGCCGGACAAACGGGTG ATTATCAAagacctccagctgctggcaatGGTGGCAGCGCTGGTGCTGGCGGACGCGATGTTGCTCTTGACGTGGGTATTCTCTGATCCAGTCCAGTGCTTCCGAAGCCTCAGCGTCTCGCTGCGG GCGACAGAGAGGGGCATGACGTGCTCAGTGAGCCGGGTGCAGTCCTGCGCGTCTCTTTATTCCGACCTTTGGCTCGTTCTCATTTTGGGGTTTAAG agcATCCTCCTGCTGTATGGGACCTACCTGGCTGGTCTGACCGACAACGTCAGCTCCCCACCAGTCAACCAGTCCTTGACGCTCATCGTCGGGGTCAACCTCGTTTTCCTGGCTGCCGGCACTGTCTGCTTAGTTCACCGTTTCTTCCGCGCTTGGCACAACTTGCTCTTTGGTTTCACTTCTGGAGGCATCTTCGTGTGTACAACCACAATCAACTGCTTCATCTTTGTCCCGCAG CTGAAGCAGTGGAAAGCCTTTGAAGAAGAAAGCCAAACCATGAGCCACATGGCAAAATATTTCACCAGCCCGAGCAGGAGCTGCCGCTCAGTGTACAGCGAGGAGCAGCTCTACCAGCTGATAGGGGAGAAAAACTCCATGAAGCGGCTGCTCACCGAG AAAAATGCCGTGATCGAAAGCCTGCAGGAGCAAGTGAGCAGCGCCAAGGAGAAGCTGATGAGGCTGATGTCTGCGGAGAGCAGCTGTGATCCCCGTGCGCTGCCGCCGGCTGCCTGCACCCGGAGCTCGGGGTGGCATGGGGATGCGCCGGGGGACAGCTGCCCCCCGGGTCTGGAGCAGGATGGGTGGCAGCCTCCCTGCTTGCTGGGTACACCGCCTCTTTGCAGCGATGCTCAGGACCTGCGGAAAGatgggaggcaggaggctgtTTGCTCTCGGGTGTTGCTTTTTGACATGGGGGATGGCATCGAACGTGGCCTGAAAGATGTCCAGGAATGCCGGACGCctgcggggcaggggcagcctcCAGAGCAGAGGCCGGGCCAGGACATCTCAGCTGGGGTGGCCTGGGAGCCATCCCCCAAAGTCAGCTACGTCAGCAGCGAGAAGCTGCGGGAAATCTTACAAGAGCTGAGCCTGGATGGCAAAACCCACAGCCCACCCTTACCTGGGAGACCCCCGCGTGACAGCCAGGGCCCCCCAGGCGAGCAGGGAGGCGCATGGGGGGCCCAGGAGGGCTACCTGGGCATCCACACGCCCCTCAGCCCCTACCTGGCAAGGCGTCGGCGGCAGATTctgctgccccccacctccacccGCTTCCCTGGACACATGTCCCCCCGTGCCAGCCGTGGGGTGGAggtggcaggcagctggagccGTGGGGAGCCGGCACGTATctccctggggagggaaggggacgTGGCTGGCAGAGGGCTCCTTCACCCACCAGCACCGTCACCTCCAGCCGTCCCTGGGGAGGTCTGCCTCCAGCCGGAGGGATGGCCAGGATGGCCGGAGTGCCAGGGTGCTTTGCCATCCATCCCACGGGCCCAGCAGCGGCAGGGCACCCTGAGGGGACCCGCAGAGCCCTCCCTGCGCTCGCTGTACTATTACCCGGACTCtgactccagcagcagcagctctgaggagatGTTTCACGGCTGCCACCGGCCCTGCTGTGAGGTTTGCTTCCAGAGCCCGcgcagctccctgggcagcagcagcacggaCACAGACACAGAGCCCAGCGGCTGCATGGGCCACCGGACAGAGTACCATGGTGGGCCCCAGCCCGTGGTGAATTTCAAAGAAGATCTGAAACCCACCTTTGTGTGA